The sequence below is a genomic window from Deltaproteobacteria bacterium GWC2_55_46.
AGACCGGGGACAAGATCGCGCAGATGGTATTCCTGCCTGTGCCTGACGTTGACGTAGAGCTTGTCCAGGACCTGAACGCCTCTTCAAGGGGCGCTAACGGCTTTGGCAGCACCGGGAGATAGCAGTATTATACCGTCCTCAAGGCATCGACTATCTTCATCTTCGATGCCCTGACCGCGGGCAGAAGGCCGCCTATAAGGCCCATGGCAAGGGCTATTGTTATAGATTCCAGCGCCGTCCCCAAGGTCAGGGTGAACGAGAAGGCCAGCTCGGCGAAGGTCTGGAAGTTGAGAGTCGATATCGTAAAGAACTGAAGGAACGAGGCCAACAGGAGCCCTGCCGCCCCGCCGATAAGCCCTGTAAGGAGCGATTCCGCGAGGAAGGCCGCGAGTATGCTGGGCCTGCCGAAACCTATGGCCCTTAAGGTGCCTATCTCGGAGACCCTGTTCGCTACAGCCGAGTACATGGTTATCATCGCCCCGATTATAGCCCCTGTAGAGAATATGGCCGTAAGGCCGGTGCCGAGTACCCGGAGAAAGGTGGATAATGCCTTGGACTGCTCGGCGTAAAATTCTGTTTCCCTCTTCGGCTCAAGCTTGAGCCTCGGGTCGCTTTCTATCCTTTTTGCCATCTCGTCCAATCTTCCGGGGTCAGCCATCTTAAGTACGACCGAGGTATATACAGGCCTCCTGAACGCCTGCATGAGAGAGTCGATGTCGCCCCATATCTCTGAAGAGAAGCCGGTTGCGCCGGCGTCAAAAAGGCCTACTACCTTCCAGTCCCTCATGGCGAACCTTATCGTCTCGCCGACCCCGGCTCCCTTGAACCTTCTGGCAACGGATCTCCCGGCGGCTATCTCGTAGGTGCCGGGCCTTGGCATCCTGCCCTCTACGAGCCTTGCCTGGGGCTTAAGCGCCGCTGACATGGACGATATACCCCTCAGGACCACGTTTGAAGGCTTGTCGGTCCCCCGTTTGGGAAGCGAGATGAGGACGACTATCTCCTTTGCTGCCATCATCTTCCCCTCCGGGCCAGCGGCTATCCCATCCGTTGTCTCGATTATCGCGGCCTGCTCGCGGGTTATGCTGCTTTGCACCTCGGACGGGGCGCCTTTCCTCACAACGACCATGTTCTCAGGAGAGCCCGTCTCGACAAGGGTCCGCTCAAGGCCTTCCGCAAGCATCGTTATCGCCGCGAAGACGAAGACCACGAGAGCCATGCCGCCAGCGGTGAGGGCGGTGGTGAGCTTTCTTGTCCAGAGCGACCGGTAGCTGTAGACGAGGGGGACCGGCATTCAGGCTATCCTCCGTAATGCCTCTGTTATCGGGACTGTTATCGCCCTGTACGCGGGCAGGATCGCCGACACTGCCGCCACCAGAAAGGCCGCCGCGGCGTCCATGTAGAAGGTCGACGGCTTGATGATGAATATAGGGAAGTACTGGCCGAGGAGCGTTTTAAAGATACCGGCTGCAGGGAAGGTGAGCATTACGCCTAAGCCCGCGCCGAGAAAGCTTATGACGAGAGATTCCCCGAAGATGAGCGCAGTTAGATAGAGCGGGCCGAAGCCCAGGGTCTTCATGGCGGCGAACTCGCCGAGCCTTTCCCGCACCGACATCGCCATGGTGTTGGCCGTCACGGCCATGATTATGATTATGACGACGAAAGAGACGAGCTGGATCGCGGTCATTATAGCCTCTGTCATCGATACGAAGCTCATCTGAAAGGCCCTTTCTGTCTCGGTAAGCGTCTCGGCGAGCGAGTTCTTGAAAAGGGCGTCTATGCGCCCGGCTACAAGAGCCGCAAGCTCAGGGCGCGCTATCTGTATGAGATAAAAGCCGGTCTGGTCGCCCCTGTCGGGCTCCCTTTCCTTTATGGTCTCGTTAAGGTATTCCCAATGGAAGAAGAAGAGCGATTCGTCTACGGTCTCGTCCCTCCCGCGGTATATGCCCCTCAATACGAAATCCCAGTCTCCGGGGTATATGAGCCCCTTGAGAGTTATGAGGTCGCCCGTCTCCCAGCCGAACCTTTCGGCAAGCTTTCTTCCGGCTATAGAACCCTTCCTGTCCTTAAGGTAGGCTGTCCGCTCGTCTTCAGGCAGCACAAGCTCGCTTACGATATCGAGATGGCTTTCGGCCTCCATCGCGAAGTTGCCGAAAAAATTACGCTCATCTTTATATACACCTCCGAACCAGTCGCCGTGCGATACATTCACGACCCCTTCCACCTGCCTTATCTTCTCGTAATAGGATATGGGAAGCGGGAAGACAAGCGAGATGGCGTTCCTGGTGATGAGCCTGTTTGCCTGAGAGGCCTCGACTCCGGCGTACCAGGCTTCGACGACAGTCCTCAGGAGGCCGAAGGCGAGTATGGCTATCGCCATGCCGAGGACGGTGAGGGCTGTCCTGAGCCTGTGGCGCAGCGCGTTCCTGAAAAGTATCTTAGCGAGGAGCGCCATTGAGGAGCCCTTTTTCGAGGTGTCTTACGAGGCGCGCCTTTTCAGCCGCCCTGGGGTCGTGCGTGACCATGATGATGGTCTTTCCGAACTCCTCGTTGAGCCGGCGCATTAGCTCAAGCACCTCTTCCGCGGAAGCCCTGTCGAGATCTCCTGTCGGCTCGTCGGCGACTATCATCGACGGGTCTGAGACCATCGCCCTCGCTATGGCTACCCGCTGCTGCTCGCCCCCGGAGAGCTCTCCTGGGTAATGCTCTGTCCGCTCCGAGAGCCCAACAAGGCTCAAGAGCAGCCCGGCCCTTTCCTTGCGTTCTTTTCCTGGCATCTCCTTGAGGATAAGCGGCAGCTCGACGTTTTCAAGCGCGGTCAATACGGGTATCAGGTTGTAGAACTGGAAGATGAAGCCTACGTGCTCCGCGCGCCAGGCGGTGAGCCCGGCTTCGGTAAGGGAGGTTATATCGACGCCGCCTATCTCGATCGTGCCGCTATCGGAGCGGTCTATGCCGGCTATGAGGTTAAGGAGGGTGCTTTTACCTGACCCTGACGGGCCCATCAGGGCGAGGAACTCGCCCTCGTTAATGTCAAGGTCGATTTCCCTCAGCACAGGCAGTATCTGGCTTCCCCGCACGTAGGACTTGTTAAGCCCCCTTATCCGCATGAAAGGACCGGCCATCACTCTTCCAGCGGCTCTATCCGCGAGCCGTCCGAGAGCCCATCCGGCGGATCGATGACGATGCGAGTGCCTGGCGCAAGTCCGGCTACCTCCACGGTCTCCCCGATAGCGCC
It includes:
- a CDS encoding multidrug ABC transporter permease, producing the protein MPVPLVYSYRSLWTRKLTTALTAGGMALVVFVFAAITMLAEGLERTLVETGSPENMVVVRKGAPSEVQSSITREQAAIIETTDGIAAGPEGKMMAAKEIVVLISLPKRGTDKPSNVVLRGISSMSAALKPQARLVEGRMPRPGTYEIAAGRSVARRFKGAGVGETIRFAMRDWKVVGLFDAGATGFSSEIWGDIDSLMQAFRRPVYTSVVLKMADPGRLDEMAKRIESDPRLKLEPKRETEFYAEQSKALSTFLRVLGTGLTAIFSTGAIIGAMITMYSAVANRVSEIGTLRAIGFGRPSILAAFLAESLLTGLIGGAAGLLLASFLQFFTISTLNFQTFAELAFSFTLTLGTALESITIALAMGLIGGLLPAVRASKMKIVDALRTV
- a CDS encoding ABC transporter ATP-binding protein; its protein translation is MALLAKILFRNALRHRLRTALTVLGMAIAILAFGLLRTVVEAWYAGVEASQANRLITRNAISLVFPLPISYYEKIRQVEGVVNVSHGDWFGGVYKDERNFFGNFAMEAESHLDIVSELVLPEDERTAYLKDRKGSIAGRKLAERFGWETGDLITLKGLIYPGDWDFVLRGIYRGRDETVDESLFFFHWEYLNETIKEREPDRGDQTGFYLIQIARPELAALVAGRIDALFKNSLAETLTETERAFQMSFVSMTEAIMTAIQLVSFVVIIIIMAVTANTMAMSVRERLGEFAAMKTLGFGPLYLTALIFGESLVISFLGAGLGVMLTFPAAGIFKTLLGQYFPIFIIKPSTFYMDAAAAFLVAAVSAILPAYRAITVPITEALRRIA
- a CDS encoding ABC transporter ATP-binding protein, with protein sequence MAGPFMRIRGLNKSYVRGSQILPVLREIDLDINEGEFLALMGPSGSGKSTLLNLIAGIDRSDSGTIEIGGVDITSLTEAGLTAWRAEHVGFIFQFYNLIPVLTALENVELPLILKEMPGKERKERAGLLLSLVGLSERTEHYPGELSGGEQQRVAIARAMVSDPSMIVADEPTGDLDRASAEEVLELMRRLNEEFGKTIIMVTHDPRAAEKARLVRHLEKGLLNGAPR